From the Brassica napus cultivar Da-Ae chromosome A8, Da-Ae, whole genome shotgun sequence genome, one window contains:
- the LOC106361282 gene encoding phosphoserine aminotransferase 1, chloroplastic yields the protein MAASTNSFLVGNNTTQMIPAFKPKSTSQSLLHLTKPNTFHLAGQKTKPASVRCVSSPTQIQDGARSAPTGSQDRVFNFAAGPATLPENVLLKAQADLYNWRGSGMSVMEMSHRGKEFLSIIQKAESDLRHLLEIPSEYSVLFLQGGATTQFAGLPLNLCKPEDTVDFVVTGSWGDKAVKEAKKYCKTNVIWSGKSDKYTKVPSFEGLEQSPDAKYLHICANETIHGVEFKDYPVVRNPNGFLVADMSSNFCSKPVDVSKFGVIYGGAQKNVGPSGVTIVIIRKDLIGNAQEITPVMLDYKIHDENSSLYNTPPCFGIYMCGLVFEDLLEQGGLKEVERKNVKKADLLYNAIEESKGFFKCPVEKSVRSLMNVPFTLEKSELEGEFIKEAAKEKMVQLKGHRSVGGMRASIYNAMPLAGVEKLVAFMKDFQAKHA from the coding sequence ATGGCGGCGTCAACAAACTCCTTCCTCGTCGGAAACAACACCACTCAGATGATCCCCGCCttcaaacccaaatccacatctCAATCCCTCCTCCACCTCACCAAACCAAACACCTTCCACCTCGCCGGACAAAAAACCAAACCCGCATCCGTCAGATGCGTCTCCTCCCCAACCCAAATCCAAGACGGAGCCAGATCCGCCCCCACCGGATCGCAAGACCGCGTCTTCAACTTCGCGGCGGGCCCCGCCACTCTCCCGGAGAACGTCCTCCTCAAAGCTCAAGCAGATCTATACAACTGGCGCGGCTCGGGGATGAGCGTGATGGAGATGAGCCACAGAGGGAAAGAGTTCCTCTCCATCATCCAAAAAGCCGAATCTGATCTCCGCCACCTCCTCGAGATCCCCTCCGAATATTCCGTTTTGTTCTTGCAAGGCGGCGCCACGACCCAGTTCGCCGGTTTGCCTCTCAATCTCTGCAAACCGGAAGATACCGTTGACTTCGTCGTGACCGGTTCGTGGGGAGACAAAGCCGTGAAGGAAGCGAAGAAGTATTGCAAGACCAACGTGATCTGGTCTGGTAAGTCCGACAAGTACACAAAGGTTCCGTCTTTCGAAGGGCTGGAGCAGAGTCCTGACGCTAAGTACTTGCACATATGCGCTAACGAGACTATCCATGGAGTTGAGTTTAAGGACTATCCTGTCGTTAGGAACCCTAACGGGTTCTTGGTGGCTGACATGTCTTCTAACTTTTGTTCGAAGCCGGTTGATGTGTCTAAGTTCGGTGTGATCTACGGTGGTGCTCAGAAGAACGTTGGTCCGTCCGGTGTGACGATTGTTATAATCAGGAAAGATTTGATCGGTAACGCTCAGGAGATCACTCCAGTGATGCTTGACTACAAGATTCATGATGAGAACAGTTCCTTGTACAACACGCCTCCTTGCTTCGGGATTTACATGTGTGGTCTCGTGTTTGAGGATCTGTTGGAGCAAGGTGGGTTgaaggaagtggagaggaagaaTGTGAAGAAAGCTGATTTGCTTTATAACGCTATTGAAGAGAGCAAGGGGTTTTTTAAGTGTCCGGTTGAGAAGTCGGTGAGGTCGTTGATGAATGTGCCTTTTACTTTGGAGAAGTCTGAGTTGGAAGGGGAGTTTATTAAGGAAGCGGCTAAGGAGAAGATGGTGCAGCTTAAAGGGCATAGGTCGGTGGGAGGTATGAGAGCTTCTATTTATAATGCTATGCCTTTGGCTGGTGTTGAGAAGCTTGTTGCTTTCATGAAAGATTTTCAGGCTAAGCATGCCTAA